The proteins below are encoded in one region of Tomitella fengzijianii:
- a CDS encoding outer membrane protein assembly factor BamB family protein: protein MRLIRPAASLVTAAAIAVTLSHAPASAAGQGEWTQYRYAPTKNANVQAGQAVFTGAIPTAGEVRATPVVADGTIFVGSHGSGELQAFDLATGELRWQSQAPNWVHSEMIHSGGRVFVGFGNRFAGEDGNRGTGESGVLALDADTGETLWRFDTPGEVMPTPVLVGGALYAVTGDKHLYKLDPATGTEGKKVPLGHVVSMSSPAEESGILYFGSGTPEPYTFFAYDTAADDFAWTRHFGEFNRGLDDVPPAVAEGIVVTTANTALPPDVFGTPMEEHTIVAMDAATGEVLWRDRLGAGPAPVNNRSGAPMIHDGKVFVGSPTTGTSYAYDLHSGQRLWNKYTGPVKAAPAASGGTVFFTTTAGEVLAMDAGTGELTGRLSLDGVLAPAGPVIVDDTYLVIPSQSREVVITRIDQIPPASWGATGSLGSAGSLDNIGGYLGSAEGLVGSSS from the coding sequence ATGCGTCTGATCCGCCCCGCGGCGAGTCTCGTGACGGCCGCCGCCATCGCCGTCACCCTGTCCCACGCCCCGGCCTCGGCGGCCGGGCAGGGTGAGTGGACCCAGTACCGTTACGCGCCCACCAAGAACGCGAACGTGCAAGCGGGGCAGGCGGTCTTCACCGGGGCGATTCCCACGGCCGGTGAGGTGCGCGCGACGCCGGTGGTGGCCGACGGAACGATCTTCGTCGGCAGCCATGGCTCCGGGGAACTGCAGGCGTTCGACCTCGCCACCGGTGAGCTGCGCTGGCAGTCGCAGGCCCCCAACTGGGTGCATTCGGAGATGATCCACTCCGGAGGGCGGGTGTTCGTGGGCTTCGGCAATCGGTTCGCCGGCGAGGACGGAAACCGCGGCACCGGCGAGAGCGGCGTGCTCGCCCTGGACGCGGACACGGGGGAGACCCTGTGGCGCTTCGACACCCCCGGCGAGGTCATGCCCACGCCGGTGCTGGTGGGCGGCGCGCTGTATGCGGTGACGGGGGACAAGCACCTGTACAAGCTCGACCCGGCAACCGGTACCGAGGGGAAGAAGGTGCCGCTGGGGCACGTGGTCAGCATGTCCTCGCCCGCTGAGGAATCCGGGATCCTCTACTTCGGCAGCGGGACGCCGGAGCCGTACACGTTCTTCGCCTACGACACCGCGGCAGACGATTTCGCCTGGACGCGGCACTTCGGCGAGTTCAACCGCGGCCTCGACGACGTGCCGCCCGCCGTGGCCGAGGGCATCGTCGTCACCACCGCCAACACCGCGCTGCCGCCGGACGTCTTCGGTACCCCGATGGAGGAGCACACCATCGTCGCGATGGACGCCGCCACCGGCGAGGTCCTGTGGCGCGACCGGCTCGGTGCGGGCCCGGCGCCGGTGAACAACCGCTCCGGGGCGCCGATGATCCACGACGGCAAGGTCTTCGTGGGCAGCCCCACCACCGGCACCTCCTACGCTTACGACCTGCACTCCGGCCAGCGGCTGTGGAACAAGTACACCGGGCCGGTCAAGGCGGCCCCGGCGGCGAGCGGCGGCACGGTCTTCTTCACCACGACCGCCGGCGAGGTCCTCGCGATGGACGCCGGTACCGGCGAGCTCACCGGTCGGCTCAGCCTCGACGGGGTCCTCGCGCCGGCCGGTCCCGTGATCGTCGACGACACCTACCTGGTGATCCCCAGCCAGAGCCGCGAGGTGGTGATCACGCGGATCGACCAGATCCCGCCGGCCTCCTGGGGTGCGACGGGAAGCCTGGGGTCGGCCGGGTCGCTCGACAACATCGGCGGCTACCTGGGGTCCGCGGAGGGGCTGGTCGGCTCCTCGTCGTGA
- a CDS encoding MFS transporter has product MTTALTDDRTAPSRRSSPRGAVPHWLAIWGVVFVASWAGNQFSPLLVMYEDRQDYSSFLVNLLLGVYVLGLAPALLVAGPLSDRHGRRPLMLAGVGTAVLGSALLALGHYGPGFIAAGRLFSGFTIGIAMAVGNSWIKELSQAPHDPRAGLTAGARRASLAFTLGSAGGALVAGVLAQWGPLPDVLPFLVHIVVAVPFAVVVLRTPETHAPDTSSSLRRRLRIDSARHPRFLRVVLVAAPWIFGSAAIAYGYLPTKLRDATGDQGLVFATAATVIALGVSSAIQPVAKRVHSMSSARGLSAALAIMAAGIGLVWLAIDLQSVTVGLASNVVVGAGIGIGLVSGLIEVQCIAGDKDLAGLTGVFYAAAYVGFLTPALISAVAGPVPLGMIFLVLTALAAVSWAALTVSSRKHIPEGRTFAVDGQAAAPPPRGRGHDEEPTSPSADPR; this is encoded by the coding sequence GTGACCACAGCGCTCACCGACGACCGCACCGCGCCCTCCCGGCGTTCCTCCCCGCGCGGCGCCGTCCCGCACTGGCTGGCGATCTGGGGCGTGGTGTTCGTCGCCTCGTGGGCGGGCAACCAGTTCAGCCCTCTGCTCGTGATGTACGAGGACCGGCAGGACTATTCGTCGTTCCTGGTGAACCTGTTGCTCGGCGTCTACGTCCTGGGCCTCGCGCCCGCTCTGCTGGTGGCCGGGCCGCTGTCCGACCGGCACGGGCGCAGGCCGCTCATGCTCGCCGGGGTGGGCACCGCGGTGCTCGGCAGCGCACTGCTGGCGCTGGGCCATTACGGCCCCGGGTTCATCGCCGCGGGACGACTGTTCTCCGGGTTCACCATCGGCATCGCCATGGCGGTGGGCAACAGCTGGATCAAGGAGCTCTCGCAGGCCCCGCACGACCCGCGCGCGGGACTCACCGCAGGTGCCCGCCGCGCCTCGCTGGCGTTCACGCTGGGCTCCGCGGGCGGGGCGCTGGTTGCAGGGGTGCTGGCCCAGTGGGGGCCGCTCCCCGACGTCCTGCCGTTCCTGGTGCACATCGTCGTCGCGGTCCCGTTCGCCGTCGTCGTGCTGCGCACCCCCGAGACCCACGCGCCCGACACCTCGTCGTCGCTGCGGCGCCGACTGCGCATCGACAGCGCGCGGCATCCGCGGTTCCTGCGCGTGGTGCTGGTGGCGGCGCCGTGGATCTTCGGCTCGGCCGCCATCGCCTACGGCTATCTGCCGACGAAGCTGCGCGACGCCACTGGCGACCAGGGCCTGGTGTTCGCCACCGCGGCCACCGTCATCGCCCTCGGGGTGTCCTCGGCGATCCAGCCCGTCGCCAAGCGCGTGCACTCGATGTCGTCGGCCCGCGGGCTGTCGGCAGCCCTGGCGATCATGGCCGCCGGCATCGGGCTGGTGTGGCTGGCGATCGACCTGCAGTCGGTGACCGTTGGCCTCGCATCCAACGTGGTGGTCGGCGCCGGCATCGGCATCGGCCTGGTCTCCGGGCTCATCGAGGTGCAGTGCATCGCGGGCGACAAAGACCTGGCGGGGCTCACCGGCGTCTTCTACGCCGCCGCCTACGTTGGTTTCCTCACCCCGGCGCTGATCTCTGCGGTGGCGGGCCCGGTCCCGCTGGGCATGATCTTCCTGGTGCTCACCGCCCTGGCCGCGGTGAGCTGGGCGGCGCTGACGGTCTCGTCGCGCAAGCACATCCCCGAGGGCCGCACGTTCGCAGTGGACGGACAGGCGGCCGCGCCACCTCCACGCGGGCGGGGTCACGACGAGGAGCCGACCAGCCCCTCCGCGGACCCCAGGTAG
- a CDS encoding GntR family transcriptional regulator: protein MTFPQHAAAALSKPPAQSAADRAYQHTKDAIIRGDLPGGTALSEVTVCTELGLSRTPVHEAFLRLAAEDLLTLASRKGALVRPMPPSEAADVLEMREAVEASAARRAIADGRAAEAAPALEEALRRQEQALAAELSHSAGLPDAAAIARFIAADDDFHTAVVAASHNPIALHFAGLLRDRQQRLRHQLLRVHPDQLRPALDQHRRLASALAAGDAEVYAAVLSEHIAMHQGIL from the coding sequence GTGACCTTCCCCCAGCACGCCGCGGCGGCACTCTCGAAGCCGCCGGCGCAATCCGCCGCCGACCGCGCCTACCAGCACACCAAGGACGCGATCATCCGCGGCGACCTGCCCGGCGGCACCGCCCTCAGCGAGGTCACGGTGTGCACGGAACTCGGCCTCAGCCGCACCCCGGTGCACGAGGCGTTCCTGCGCCTGGCCGCCGAGGACCTGCTCACGCTCGCCTCCCGCAAGGGCGCCCTGGTCCGCCCCATGCCGCCCAGCGAGGCCGCGGACGTCCTCGAGATGCGCGAGGCCGTCGAGGCGTCCGCCGCCCGCCGCGCCATCGCCGACGGCCGGGCCGCCGAGGCCGCGCCCGCGCTCGAAGAGGCCCTACGGCGCCAGGAACAGGCACTGGCCGCCGAACTCTCCCACTCTGCGGGTCTACCAGATGCCGCCGCGATCGCGCGGTTCATCGCCGCCGACGACGACTTCCACACGGCCGTCGTCGCCGCGTCGCACAACCCGATCGCGCTGCACTTCGCCGGGCTGCTGCGCGACCGCCAGCAGCGCCTGCGTCACCAGCTCCTGCGCGTGCACCCCGACCAGCTGCGGCCCGCGCTGGACCAGCACCGGCGCCTGGCCTCCGCCCTCGCCGCGGGCGACGCCGAAGTGTACGCCGCCGTTCTGTCCGAGCACATCGCCATGCACCAAGGGATCCTGTGA
- a CDS encoding AMP-binding protein: protein MPTESTEQFRVARDFLLDHGDDYAAACAEFEWPRPAEFNWALDWFDRIADGNERPALWIVEEDGSEGRWSFAEMKRRSDQVAVWLRGLGVGRGDRILLMLANQVELWETMLAAMKLGAVIIPATTLLVEADLRDRIERGGAGFVVARAGDADKFAELAGVTRIAVGATPAPDGWSDYADSAAAPDDFAPDGPTRADDTLLLYFTSGTTSRPKLVEHTHISYPVGHLSTMYWIGMRPGDVHLNISSPGWAKHAWSNVFAPWNAEATVFLFNYERFDAVRLMRQMDRCGVTSFCAPPTVWRMLIQADLGQLRTPPRTVVGAGEPLNPEVIARVQQAWGVQIRDGYGQTETTVQVANTPGQPVKAGSMGRPSPGFRIVLVDPATGEHGDDGEICIDLAERPVGLMAGYHGDEERTAAAMAGGVYHTGDVGSRDENGYITYVGRTDDVFKSSDYRISPFELESVLIEHEAVAEAAVIPAADPVRLAVPKAYVVLAGGWAADEDTAAALFAHCREHLSPYKRIRRIQFAELPKTISGKIRRVELRAAERDAPRRGVDEFWEEDLRG, encoded by the coding sequence ATGCCAACCGAGTCGACGGAGCAGTTCCGCGTCGCGCGGGACTTCCTGCTGGACCACGGCGACGACTACGCGGCCGCCTGCGCGGAGTTCGAGTGGCCCCGGCCGGCGGAGTTCAACTGGGCGCTCGACTGGTTCGACCGGATCGCCGACGGCAACGAGCGGCCGGCGCTGTGGATCGTCGAGGAGGACGGCAGCGAGGGCAGATGGTCGTTCGCGGAGATGAAGCGGCGCTCCGACCAGGTGGCCGTCTGGTTGCGCGGGCTCGGCGTGGGCCGCGGCGACCGGATCCTGCTGATGCTCGCCAATCAGGTGGAGCTGTGGGAGACGATGCTCGCCGCGATGAAGCTGGGGGCGGTCATCATTCCGGCGACCACGCTGCTGGTGGAGGCGGATCTGCGGGACCGGATCGAGCGGGGCGGCGCCGGGTTCGTCGTCGCCCGCGCGGGCGACGCGGACAAGTTCGCCGAACTCGCCGGGGTCACCCGCATCGCCGTCGGGGCCACGCCCGCGCCGGACGGCTGGAGCGACTACGCCGACTCGGCGGCAGCGCCGGACGACTTCGCACCGGACGGGCCCACCCGCGCCGACGACACGCTGCTGCTGTATTTCACCTCCGGCACCACCTCCCGGCCCAAGCTGGTCGAGCACACGCACATCTCGTACCCCGTCGGCCACCTGTCGACGATGTACTGGATCGGCATGCGGCCGGGGGACGTGCACCTCAACATCTCCTCACCTGGCTGGGCCAAGCACGCCTGGAGCAACGTCTTCGCCCCGTGGAATGCCGAGGCCACCGTGTTCCTGTTCAACTACGAACGGTTCGACGCCGTGCGGCTGATGCGACAGATGGACCGTTGCGGGGTGACGAGCTTCTGCGCGCCGCCGACGGTGTGGCGGATGCTCATCCAGGCCGACCTGGGACAGCTGCGCACCCCGCCCCGCACCGTCGTCGGCGCCGGCGAGCCGCTCAACCCCGAGGTCATCGCGCGGGTGCAGCAGGCGTGGGGCGTGCAGATCCGTGACGGGTACGGGCAGACCGAGACGACGGTGCAGGTGGCGAACACGCCCGGCCAGCCGGTGAAGGCCGGGTCGATGGGCAGGCCGTCGCCCGGGTTCCGGATCGTGCTCGTCGACCCCGCGACGGGCGAGCACGGCGACGACGGGGAGATCTGCATCGACCTCGCCGAACGGCCAGTGGGGCTCATGGCCGGCTATCACGGCGACGAGGAGCGCACCGCGGCGGCGATGGCGGGCGGGGTCTACCACACCGGCGACGTCGGTTCGCGTGACGAGAACGGCTACATCACCTACGTGGGCCGCACCGACGACGTGTTCAAGTCCTCCGACTACCGGATCTCGCCGTTCGAGCTGGAGAGCGTGCTCATCGAGCACGAGGCGGTGGCGGAGGCCGCGGTGATCCCGGCGGCCGACCCGGTGCGGCTCGCGGTGCCGAAGGCGTACGTGGTGCTCGCCGGCGGCTGGGCGGCGGACGAGGACACCGCCGCAGCGTTGTTCGCGCACTGTCGCGAGCACCTGTCGCCATACAAGAGGATCCGCCGCATCCAGTTCGCGGAGCTGCCGAAGACGATCTCGGGCAAGATCCGGCGCGTGGAGCTGCGCGCGGCCGAACGCGACGCGCCGCGGCGCGGCGTCGACGAATTCTGGGAGGAGGACCTGCGGGGCTGA
- a CDS encoding type II toxin-antitoxin system VapC family toxin, which yields MRAVDTNVLVYAHRRDSPFHDAAHALMRKLTEGPAQWAIPWPCVFEFYSVVTHPRIYSPPSTTAEALDQLQAWIDSPKAVLLGEPIGGWRVTADVISRSSVTGPAVHDARIAAICIAQGVDALITLDRDFSRFPDLRVHNLEIG from the coding sequence ATGCGCGCTGTCGATACAAATGTCCTCGTATATGCGCATCGTCGCGACTCCCCGTTTCATGATGCGGCACACGCATTGATGCGCAAGCTCACCGAAGGACCGGCCCAATGGGCGATCCCCTGGCCGTGCGTGTTTGAGTTCTACTCGGTAGTCACGCATCCCCGCATCTACTCACCCCCGAGTACCACTGCCGAGGCCCTCGACCAGCTTCAGGCATGGATCGACTCGCCAAAGGCTGTACTGCTCGGCGAGCCAATCGGCGGATGGCGCGTAACAGCCGACGTGATCAGCAGATCGTCAGTCACCGGCCCCGCGGTGCACGACGCACGCATTGCCGCCATATGCATTGCACAAGGCGTCGACGCTCTCATCACGCTCGACCGGGACTTCTCTCGATTCCCAGACCTCCGCGTCCACAACCTCGAAATCGGCTGA
- a CDS encoding type II toxin-antitoxin system VapB family antitoxin produces MKTTFDLPEPVLRRVQEIARLRGTTTKSLVEEALRDLIDRQTSADMYTLPDCSVSGRGLQPEFSRGWDSIRDAAYGQSA; encoded by the coding sequence ATGAAGACCACCTTCGACCTGCCGGAGCCAGTCTTGAGGAGAGTCCAGGAGATCGCCCGTCTGCGGGGAACGACCACCAAGTCCCTCGTGGAGGAAGCACTACGGGACCTGATCGACAGGCAAACTTCTGCCGATATGTACACACTTCCGGACTGCAGTGTTTCCGGACGCGGTCTGCAGCCTGAGTTCTCACGGGGCTGGGACTCGATCCGGGATGCGGCGTACGGGCAGTCGGCCTGA
- a CDS encoding coiled-coil domain-containing protein codes for MLGYRSFFRFRDEPNAQEILHGKLFQWLSSKSWDATKLVEGSAQQIAANVTGTLVHVGGDSGDDGGGDRDGVGGGDGARSSRFVFDQHQHSGTWTTTVTLHLDAGGESGWVWFDIDSPEGGPQPKPPRIAGELLRSVTGRDGDHVLTGQARIARRTRATEILQAIEDPRRRGLLFLAGTNDNLPLDKWANYVRGILRDTVGLASAHVLDAETTELVNSWLPATHRIAPGTVRTFRPGVDLDDPLDGVRHRYLTTDRIIRANRHALRGLLAHQARALSTSAPLPRDAADVDTRLRSRLDTALLEDATPPQNLTAATTGEGSLEAAVEVQVPPVSTDAPYPAGLADGPALSALSALTDVLRDLFGTTTVDAATVRSLGALAGRARTTAKAREDLQERMLRIEAERAEAHDEAELHRLLLEDEQLERVQAENERAEAERQLRHVRTELARIGEAEAAWSQPDDDPLDVRPESHDDLLRRFDELEYVEFTGDEDKTHDLDKHDPLGTWAGKSWDALLALNDYCRLTRNGEPTGGVHHYLMDTPGTCHGFPAGAHVPVESGTIQNDSKYSAPRTLPVPTGVAPSGTVFMGAHFRISRYGTISPRMHYYDDAAGTGKIYVGYIGPHLPNTRTN; via the coding sequence GTGCTCGGATACCGTTCGTTCTTCCGGTTCCGCGACGAGCCGAACGCCCAGGAGATACTGCACGGCAAGCTGTTCCAATGGCTCAGCAGCAAGTCGTGGGACGCGACGAAGCTCGTCGAGGGCAGCGCACAACAGATCGCGGCAAACGTCACCGGCACCCTCGTCCACGTCGGCGGCGACAGCGGCGACGATGGTGGCGGCGACCGCGATGGTGTCGGTGGCGGAGACGGCGCGCGGAGCTCGCGGTTCGTCTTCGATCAGCACCAGCACAGCGGCACCTGGACCACCACGGTCACGCTGCACCTGGACGCCGGCGGCGAATCCGGCTGGGTGTGGTTCGACATCGACAGTCCCGAGGGCGGACCACAACCCAAGCCGCCGCGCATCGCCGGGGAATTGCTGCGCTCGGTCACCGGGCGCGACGGCGACCACGTTCTCACCGGACAGGCACGCATCGCACGGCGCACCCGGGCCACCGAGATCCTCCAGGCGATCGAGGACCCGCGGCGGCGCGGCCTACTGTTCCTCGCGGGGACGAACGACAATTTGCCGCTGGACAAGTGGGCCAACTACGTCCGCGGCATCCTGCGCGACACCGTCGGTCTGGCCTCCGCCCACGTCCTCGACGCCGAGACCACCGAACTCGTCAACTCGTGGCTCCCCGCCACGCACCGCATCGCCCCCGGCACCGTGCGCACGTTCCGCCCCGGCGTGGACCTCGACGATCCCCTCGACGGGGTCCGGCACCGCTACCTCACCACCGACCGCATCATCCGCGCCAACCGTCACGCTCTCCGCGGCCTGCTCGCGCACCAGGCGCGGGCGCTGTCCACCAGCGCGCCCCTGCCCCGGGATGCGGCGGACGTCGATACGCGCCTGCGCTCGCGACTGGACACGGCCCTGCTCGAGGACGCGACACCGCCACAGAACCTCACCGCGGCTACGACCGGCGAGGGCAGCCTGGAGGCTGCCGTCGAGGTGCAGGTACCTCCGGTATCCACGGACGCGCCCTACCCGGCCGGCCTTGCGGACGGGCCGGCATTGTCCGCGCTCTCCGCACTCACCGACGTGCTGCGCGACCTTTTCGGCACCACCACCGTCGACGCGGCCACCGTCCGGTCGCTCGGCGCACTCGCCGGCCGGGCGCGAACCACCGCCAAGGCACGCGAGGATCTCCAGGAACGCATGCTGCGGATCGAGGCGGAACGCGCGGAAGCGCACGACGAGGCCGAGTTGCACCGATTGCTGCTCGAGGACGAACAGCTCGAACGCGTCCAAGCGGAGAACGAACGCGCCGAAGCGGAACGCCAGCTCCGGCACGTGCGGACCGAGCTCGCGAGAATCGGCGAGGCCGAGGCCGCATGGTCGCAGCCTGACGACGACCCGCTGGACGTCCGCCCCGAAAGCCACGACGACCTTCTGCGGCGATTCGACGAACTCGAGTACGTCGAGTTCACCGGTGACGAGGACAAGACGCACGACCTCGACAAGCACGATCCCCTGGGCACCTGGGCAGGCAAATCCTGGGACGCTCTGCTGGCTCTGAACGACTACTGCCGGCTGACCCGCAACGGCGAACCGACCGGCGGCGTCCACCACTATCTGATGGACACTCCGGGCACCTGTCACGGGTTCCCCGCAGGAGCTCATGTGCCCGTCGAAAGCGGAACCATTCAGAACGACAGCAAATACAGCGCGCCGCGCACGCTTCCGGTACCGACAGGCGTCGCCCCGTCTGGAACGGTGTTCATGGGCGCTCACTTCCGGATCAGCCGCTACGGCACCATCAGCCCGCGGATGCACTACTACGACGACGCGGCCGGCACCGGGAAGATCTACGTCGGCTACATCGGACCCCACCTGCCGAACACCCGGACCAACTGA